In Mercurialis annua linkage group LG5, ddMerAnnu1.2, whole genome shotgun sequence, a single genomic region encodes these proteins:
- the LOC126681775 gene encoding uncharacterized protein LOC126681775: MPDQPPPQHLKEFYQGQTTPEEANDEKNLHEQNPKEGQGLQTGQKTPEGQKKIPKWVEIEESVHSSGADSLKKKNLEQEITERVRSEIDKFRMKEPRNTSFLNIGNPLSAEIRDEPFPLNYKTPQLDDYNGTGDPITHLSCFQVVMMVQSLSEAAVCKLFPTTLKGSAAIWYQSLKEGSIRSFDELARAFRTHFAPSIQQKKKSSDLKLCYQKPGKSLQSYIGRFNAEAVEVENLNDDTVIDAMKDNTRMMAFRDNLITNSVQTYSQLMDRAWNYINLDEEQRRKATQTTAQFQTPRITFNPPARNDRFRPKEQRQFALPRMEPHRPVKVEDQAFIPLNTPRSHILMWIQNNNEPVRYPPKLQYEGERKKYCQFHDGHGHVTDECGSLKKEIDRLVKVGHLKDFVAQNKNYN, encoded by the exons ATGCCCGACCAACCGCCGCCACAACATCTTAAG GAATTCTACCAAGGCCAAACAACACCCGAGGAAGCAAACGACGAGAAAAATCTGCACGAGCAAAACCCAAAGGAAGGGCAGGGGCTACAAACCGGACAAAAAACACCAGAAGGGCAGAAAAAGATACCGAAATGGGTCGAAATTGAAGAAAGCGTGCACAGCTCAGGTGCCGACTCACTGAAGAAAAAGAATCTAGAGCAAGAAATTACTGAAAGGGTAAGGAGCGAAATAGATAAATTCAGAATGAAAGAGCCGAGAAACACGAGTTTTTTAAACATCGGAAACCCACTTTCAGCCGAGATACGAGATGAGCCCTTCCCGTTAAACTATAAAACACCACAGTTGGACGACTACAATGGCACAGGGGACCCGATCACACACTTGAGCTGTTTTCAAGTGGTCATGATGGTACAAAGCTTGTCCGAAGCCGCCGTCTGCAAACTCTTCCCAACAACCCTAAAAGGATCGGCAGCCATCTGGTACCAAAGCCTGAAAGAAGGCTCTATTCGAAGCTTCGACGAGCTAGCAAGAGCGTTTCGAACTCATTTCGCACCGAGCATACAACAGAAGAAGAAATCCAGTGATCTCAAACTTTGCTACCAGAAACCCGGAAAAAGTCTACAAAGTTACATCGGCAGATTCAATGCCGAAGCTGTCGAGGTAGAAAACTTGAATGATGATACCGTAATAGATGCAATGAAAGATAACACAAGAATGATGGCATTTCGAGACAACCTGATAACAAATTCGGTGCAAACCTACTCTCAGCTCATGGACCGAGCTTGGAATTACATCAATCTGGATGAAGAACAACGAAGAAAAGCTACACAAACAACAGCACAGTTCCAAACACCGAGAATAACTTTCAATCCACCTGCCAGGAATGACCGATTCAGGCCAAAAGAGCAACGGCAGTTTGCCCTACCACGAATGGAACCACACCGACCAGTGAAAGTAGAAGACCAAGCTTTCATCCCGCTTAATACACCAAGATCACACATTTTAATGTGGATTCAAAACAACAATGAACCAGTAAGATACCCACCAAAGCTGCAGTATGAGGGGGAAAGAAAGAAATACTGTCAATTCCATGATGGTCATGGCCACGTCACTGACGAATGTGGGAGCCTAAAGAAAGAAATCGACCGCTTGGTAAAAGTCGGTCATTTAAAAGACTTTGTagcacaaaataaaaattacaactaA